In a genomic window of Streptococcus mitis NCTC 12261:
- the tmk gene encoding dTMP kinase has translation MSKGFLVSLEGPEGAGKTSVLETLLPILEEKGVEVLTTREPGGVLIGEKIREVILDPSHTQMDAKTELLLYIASRRQHLVEKVLPALEAGKLVIMDRFIDSSVAYQGFGRGLNIDAIDWLNQFATDGLKPDLTLYFDIEVEEGLARIAANSNREVNRLDLEGLDLHKKVRQGYLSLLDKEGSRIVKIDASFPLEQVVETTKAVLFDRMGLAK, from the coding sequence ATGTCAAAAGGATTTTTAGTCTCTCTTGAGGGACCAGAGGGAGCAGGAAAGACCAGTGTTTTAGAGACTCTGCTACCAATTTTAGAGGAAAAAGGAGTAGAGGTGCTGACGACCCGTGAACCTGGCGGAGTCTTGATTGGGGAGAAGATTCGGGAAGTGATTTTGGACCCAAGTCATACTCAGATGGATGCGAAGACAGAGTTACTTCTTTATATTGCCAGTCGCAGACAGCATTTGGTGGAAAAAGTTCTTCCAGCCCTTGAAGCTGGTAAGTTGGTCATTATGGACCGTTTCATCGATAGTTCTGTTGCCTATCAGGGATTTGGTCGTGGCTTGAATATTGACGCCATTGACTGGCTCAATCAGTTTGCGACAGATGGCCTCAAACCCGATTTGACACTCTATTTTGACATCGAGGTGGAAGAGGGACTGGCTCGCATTGCTGCTAATAGCAATCGTGAGGTCAATCGTTTGGACTTGGAAGGATTGGACTTGCATAAAAAAGTCCGTCAAGGTTACCTTTCTCTTCTGGACAAAGAAGGAAGTCGTATTGTCAAGATTGATGCTAGTTTTCCTTTGGAGCAAGTTGTGGAAACTACCAAGGCTGTCTTGTTTGATAGAATGGGATTAGCTAAATGA
- a CDS encoding DNA polymerase III subunit delta': MKQDQLKAWQPDQFNRFVRILEQDQLNHAYLFSGFFESLEMAQFLAKSLFCTDKVGVLPCEKCRNCKLIEQGEFPDVTLIKPVNQVIKTERIRELVGQFSQAGIESQQQVFIIEQAEKMHPNAANSLLKVIEEPQSEVYIFFLTRDEEKILPTIRSRTQIFHFKKQEEKLILLLEQMGLVKKKATLLAQFSQSRAEAEKLANQASFWTLVDESERLLTWLVAKKKESYLQVAKLASLADDKEKQDQVLRILEVLCREDLLQARVRVILQDLLEARKMWQANVSFQNAMEYLVLKEI, translated from the coding sequence ATGAAACAAGATCAACTAAAGGCCTGGCAACCAGATCAGTTTAACCGCTTTGTCCGTATCCTAGAACAAGACCAGCTCAATCATGCCTACCTCTTTTCAGGTTTCTTTGAAAGTTTGGAAATGGCGCAATTTTTAGCTAAGAGCCTCTTTTGTACAGATAAAGTAGGTGTTTTACCATGTGAGAAATGCCGAAATTGTAAGCTGATTGAACAGGGAGAATTTCCCGATGTCACCTTGATTAAACCAGTTAATCAGGTCATTAAGACAGAACGCATTCGAGAATTAGTGGGTCAGTTTTCCCAAGCAGGGATTGAAAGCCAGCAACAGGTTTTTATTATTGAGCAAGCTGAGAAGATGCATCCTAACGCAGCTAATTCTCTGCTCAAGGTCATCGAAGAACCCCAGAGTGAGGTTTATATTTTCTTCTTGACCAGAGATGAGGAGAAGATTTTACCGACAATTCGAAGTCGGACCCAGATTTTCCACTTTAAAAAACAAGAAGAGAAGCTGATATTGCTCTTAGAACAAATGGGACTGGTTAAGAAAAAAGCGACTCTCCTAGCCCAGTTTAGTCAATCGCGAGCTGAAGCAGAGAAGTTAGCCAATCAGGCAAGTTTTTGGACCTTGGTTGATGAAAGTGAACGCCTGCTGACTTGGTTAGTGGCTAAGAAAAAAGAAAGTTATTTGCAAGTTGCCAAACTAGCTAGCTTGGCAGATGATAAGGAAAAACAAGATCAGGTTTTACGGATTCTTGAAGTCCTCTGTCGGGAGGATCTCCTGCAAGCAAGAGTAAGAGTGATTCTACAAGATTTGCTAGAAGCTAGAAAAATGTGGCAAGCTAATGTCAGCTTTCAAAATGCCATGGAATACCTGGTCTTGAAAGAAATATAA
- the yabA gene encoding DNA replication initiation control protein YabA, with translation MDKKELFDALDDFSQQLLVTLADVEAIKKNLKSLVEENTALRLENSKLRERLGEVEADAPVKAKHVRESVRRIYKDGFHVCNDFYGQRREQDEECMFCDELLYRE, from the coding sequence ATGGACAAAAAAGAATTATTTGACGCGCTAGATGATTTTTCCCAACAGTTATTGGTAACCTTGGCCGATGTGGAAGCCATCAAGAAAAATCTCAAGAGCCTGGTAGAGGAAAATACAGCTCTTCGCTTGGAAAATAGTAAGTTGCGAGAACGCTTGGGTGAGGTGGAAGCAGATGCTCCCGTCAAGGCTAAGCATGTTCGTGAAAGTGTCCGTCGAATTTATAAAGATGGTTTTCACGTATGTAATGATTTTTATGGACAACGTCGAGAGCAGGACGAGGAATGTATGTTCTGTGACGAGTTGTTATACAGGGAGTAA
- the rsmI gene encoding 16S rRNA (cytidine(1402)-2'-O)-methyltransferase, whose translation MQIQKSFKGQSPYGKLYLVATPIGNLDDMTFRAIQTLKEVDWIAAEDTRNTGLLLKHFDISTKQISFHEHNAKEKIPDLIGFLKAGQSIAQVSDAGLPSISDPGHDLVKAAIEEEIAVVTVPGASAGISALIASGLAPQPHIFYGFLPRKSGQQKQFFDLKKDYPETQIFYESPHRVADTLENMLAVYGDRSVVLVRELTKIYEEYQRGIISELLESISETPLKGECLLIVGGASQDVEKKDEEDLFSEIQARIQQGMKKNQAIKEVAKFYQWNKSQLYAAYHDWEENQEND comes from the coding sequence ATGCAGATTCAAAAAAGTTTTAAGGGGCAGTCTCCCTATGGCAAGCTGTATCTAGTGGCAACGCCGATTGGCAATCTAGATGATATGACCTTTCGTGCTATCCAGACCTTAAAAGAAGTAGATTGGATTGCAGCTGAGGACACGCGCAATACAGGGCTTTTGCTCAAGCATTTTGATATTTCCACCAAGCAGATTAGTTTTCATGAGCACAATGCCAAGGAAAAGATTCCTGATTTGATTGGTTTCCTGAAAGCAGGACAAAGTATTGCTCAGGTATCCGATGCGGGTCTGCCTAGTATCTCGGACCCTGGTCATGATTTGGTCAAGGCAGCCATTGAGGAAGAAATTGCGGTTGTGACTGTTCCAGGTGCCTCTGCAGGAATTTCTGCCTTGATTGCCAGTGGTTTAGCGCCACAGCCACATATCTTTTACGGCTTTTTACCGAGAAAATCAGGCCAGCAAAAGCAATTTTTCGACTTGAAAAAAGACTATCCTGAAACTCAGATTTTCTATGAATCGCCCCATCGTGTGGCAGATACGTTGGAAAATATGCTAGCAGTTTATGGTGACCGCTCGGTGGTCTTGGTTAGAGAATTGACCAAAATCTATGAAGAATACCAACGCGGTATCATTTCTGAGTTATTAGAAAGCATCTCTGAAACGCCTCTCAAGGGTGAATGTCTTCTCATCGTTGGAGGTGCCAGTCAGGATGTGGAGAAAAAAGACGAGGAAGACTTGTTCTCAGAAATCCAAGCTCGCATCCAGCAAGGCATGAAGAAAAACCAAGCTATTAAGGAAGTAGCTAAGTTTTACCAGTGGAATAAGAGCCAGCTTTACGCAGCCTACCATGACTGGGAAGAAAATCAAGAAAATGACTAA